Sequence from the Fibrobacter succinogenes genome:
CTCGACTTGCGATTTCTCGAAAGCGCGAGTACGTTGCCGATGCTGGCGGTGCCGAGCTTTGCGGTGACCCGCTTGCTCTTGCTTCGGCGCTCCGGAAAATTTCGGACGATCCGGGGCTTGGTAATGTGAATCGCAGCGACATTGCTCAGTTGTACGTGATTCACCCAGACGAAGAAGCCGATAACGACATGGGCCTTAAAGGTTGGGTGGCAAAGGCGAACATCTTGTTCTGCACGCACCCGGATACGCCCGAACGCATTAAGTTGCTCGAACAATTTTAATTATTTGCAAATAGAAAAGGCACCCCGTCTGGGGTGCCTTAAACCTTCCTATGAAAGATTAGAATTGTGCCTTAAGAGCTTGCGGGCATGGAACTTCTTTATAAGTGTGGTTCGGGTTGCCTGCGGCTTCCATCCATGTAGCGAGGAAGAGGCAGCCTTCCTTGGCTTGGGGGTCGTTTGCAAAGGAGCTGTTGCATTTCTTGGTGAGGCATTCTTTACGCTTGGTGAGAAGGTCGCCGTTGTAGCCAACTTCTTCTTCGCAGTCGGAAAGGAGACCGCCGTACTGTTTGCCTTGTGCACCCCAACCCATGCCTGCACAGCCGTTAAATGCACCTACGCCACCGCCCGGAATCATGATGTCGAACTGGCCACCCTGCACATCGTAACCGATGTTGGATGCCATCACGACGAGAGTCTTGCCCTTGAGTGCCTGGTGGTTTGCCTTGGTTTCGTACTTGCCTGTACCGGTAAAGGTGAGAGCGAAGCACTTGCCGCATGTTGCATCGTTACCCGGAGTTGCAGCGAACGCGTAGGCGAGCTTGTCGCTCACGATTATAGGAATCTGGCTTGTGCAAGTGGTGCCCTGGCCACCGGAGCAGATGCTACCATTCGTGTTGCCGATCGGGGTCTTGCCCTTGGCATCGCAAGTCTTGGCAGCGCCGCCGTGTTCCGGCCATGCACAGTGAGGCATGCAGCAATCCCAATAACGGGTGGCAAAGCCCTGCTGTCCACCGGCGCCTGCATTGAGGTACTGGGCTTCTTCAGCGGAAGCGTTGGGGTTGCTCTGTGAGCTCGAAGATTTGGGAGCACTGCTGCTAGAGGATTTCAGCTGGCTGCTAGAAGACTTCGGTTGACTGCTGGAAGACTTCGGCTGTTGCGTAGACGAAGAGGACTTCACGCTGGAGCTGGACTTCGGCTGTTGCTGTTGAGACGAGCTGCTTGCCGGTGCGGCGCCAGTCATGTTTTGGCAATTCTGATTGTTCGGGTCGTAATAGCAGTTTAATTTGCAGGATTCATCGTAGGCGTATTTTTCGCCTTTAGATCCCGTCTGTTGGTCGTGATATCCAACGCATTTATCCGAGGCGCTGTCGTAGCATTGGCCGTTGCATTGCTTGTCCGACTTGGCGGAGGAAGATTTTGGCTGTTGCTGCGAAGAAGAGCTTGCCGGCTTTGGCGGGTCAATCTTCTGCGAAGAGGAAGAGGCAACCGGGTTCGGAGTCTTGGCAGAGCTAGAACTCGGGCCCGAAATGAATACAGACGAGCTACTTACGATAATGCCTGAGCCAGAATTTGCTGCGGAAGAGGAGTTTGGCGTAACGACTCCGCCTGAAATTTTATTTCCCAGAAGATCAGTCTTGGAACCATCAGGGTTGGTGATGGTCTTATCCGGATTCACGATGGGAAGCGTCGCGAGGTTCACGTTGGCAACAATCGTATTGCCGTTTGCATCAACGATGGTATTCGTAGCGACATCGAATGTGCCGACAGGAATGCTATTTTCGTTGGTGACAAGATAAGTGCCTGTTCCGTTGGGCACAATCAAGAAAGTCTGTGTGCCTACCGTAATCTTCCAGCAGCTTTGATCTACTTCAAGCGCTGGTTTTGGTGTGAGTATTGCTCCAGTGTCTTGTGGTGTGGAGGCGAGATCTTCGGAACAGTTCCATGCAATAAAGGAAAGGCCGAAAATGGCGAGGGTTTTGAAAAATTTATTCTTCATAGTGTATACTAAGCCCTTGAAAAGTTGCACCCATGAATCCAATCATCCCAGCGTAAAGATAAAATCTTATTGAAAAAAATGCTCGTAAATAAGAGTAAAAAGAACTAAACAGGGATTAGTTGTGAGGCCTAACACAACTTGTTTATTATCAAAGACTTACAAAAAAGAAAAACGCCCCGATTGTGGGGCGTTTACTTTCGTTTTAGACTTTTCTATTAGTACTTGTCCTTGAGCACTTGCGGGCATTCCACTTCCACATAGTTGTGTTCCGGATTACCTGCAGCGCCCATCCAGTCGGCAAGGAAGAGGCATCCCTTTCTTGCTTGTTCATCGTTGGAGAAGGACTTGTTGCACTTTTCGGTGAGACAGCTCTTATACTTTGCAGCGGAGTATTTAGTTTCGGTTTCGCAGTCGGAGAGGAGACCGCCATACTGTTGACCTTGGCTGCCCCAGCCCATCTGGCTGCAGCCATTAAAGGCACCAACGCCACCACCCGGAATCATGATGTCGAACTGACCCTGGTTCACGTCGCCACCGATGTTGGTCACCATGATGATGAGCTTCTTGCCTTTGAGCTTTTTGGTATTTGCGTTGGTTGAGCTGTAGTGCCCTTCGCCAGTAAACGTGAGCTGGAAGCATTTGCCGCACTGTCCGCCGTTGGATGCAGGCACTGCTGCGAATGCGAATGCCATTTCGGTACAGCCGTCAACTGTGAACGGAATCTGGCTTGTGCAAGTGGCACCTGCGCCGCCGGAGCAAACGCTGCCGCTGCCGTTACCGATGGTGTTCTTGCCTTTGGAATCGCAAACCTTGGCCGGATTTCCACCAGAGTTTTCGTTCCAGGAGCAGCTCGGCATGCAGCAATCCCAGTAACGGGTTGCCCAGCCAGAACCGCTTGCGCCGCCCTTGGTCTTGATGGTCGGGCATTGGCCGGTGACAGCTGAAGAACTGCTGCTCTTCGGTTGAGAAGAACTGCTGCTCTTCGGTTGAGAAGAACTGCTGCTCTTGGGAGTGGAACTACTGCTCTTCGGTTGAGAAGAACTACTGCTCTTCGGTTGAGAAGAACTGCTCAAGACGGGCGCCTGCGAGCTTGAAGAAACGACAGGAGGAACATAGTCTACGCATTTTCCACCCGGCAAAAGAATCGGGAGTGCTACGATGTTCGCTGTTGTAATCGGGGTTCTCTTATCGGTTTTGTAGATAGTTCCCGTTGTGAAGTCGACATAACCGATGGTGGTTCCGTCCGGCGATGTGACAACGGTGGTTTCATAAATGAGATAGTCACCCGTTGCATCCTTCAAGTGGTATGCCGGTTGCACAATTTTGTAACGGACACCATCCCCATTAATAATTGGTTGCATTGCAAGGTCGATGTTATTGACAATCGGATTGCCAGAAAAGTCGATTATGTTCACAACTGTATTTTGGACTGCAACGGCCGTACCGACTAGATTGCCGGTTTTATCTGTTACCGTGAAATCTTCATAGATAAGGTAGTCCTTGTCTGCTTTGAGATACCAAGCGCTAATGCAAGACGAAATGGATGCATCGGGTTGTGGGACTGGATTTGTATTGCACTTCGACGGATCACCAGTGAGCTTCGTCGTTTTGCTTA
This genomic interval carries:
- a CDS encoding glycosyl hydrolase family 5 — protein: MKNKFFKTLAIFGLSFIAWNCSEDLASTPQDTGAILTPKPALEVDQSCWKITVGTQTFLIVPNGTGTYLVTNENSIPVGTFDVATNTIVDANGNTIVANVNLATLPIVNPDKTITNPDGSKTDLLGNKISGGVVTPNSSSAANSGSGIIVSSSSVFISGPSSSSAKTPNPVASSSSQKIDPPKPASSSSQQQPKSSSAKSDKQCNGQCYDSASDKCVGYHDQQTGSKGEKYAYDESCKLNCYYDPNNQNCQNMTGAAPASSSSQQQQPKSSSSVKSSSSTQQPKSSSSQPKSSSSQLKSSSSSAPKSSSSQSNPNASAEEAQYLNAGAGGQQGFATRYWDCCMPHCAWPEHGGAAKTCDAKGKTPIGNTNGSICSGGQGTTCTSQIPIIVSDKLAYAFAATPGNDATCGKCFALTFTGTGKYETKANHQALKGKTLVVMASNIGYDVQGGQFDIMIPGGGVGAFNGCAGMGWGAQGKQYGGLLSDCEEEVGYNGDLLTKRKECLTKKCNSSFANDPQAKEGCLFLATWMEAAGNPNHTYKEVPCPQALKAQF
- a CDS encoding glycosyl hydrolase family 5, which translates into the protein MNYPLLKSLISLGTLMLVCSCSDDKPSPSDNGGSEIPVPCADAWYFPDQGLLAYQDQRVTDLADQQVGTIVFFPGTTAAVVKDMAGNILINQVDLSKTTKLTGDPSKCNTNPVPQPDASISSCISAWYLKADKDYLIYEDFTVTDKTGNLVGTAVAVQNTVVNIIDFSGNPIVNNIDLAMQPIINGDGVRYKIVQPAYHLKDATGDYLIYETTVVTSPDGTTIGYVDFTTGTIYKTDKRTPITTANIVALPILLPGGKCVDYVPPVVSSSSQAPVLSSSSQPKSSSSSQPKSSSSTPKSSSSSQPKSSSSSQPKSSSSSAVTGQCPTIKTKGGASGSGWATRYWDCCMPSCSWNENSGGNPAKVCDSKGKNTIGNGSGSVCSGGAGATCTSQIPFTVDGCTEMAFAFAAVPASNGGQCGKCFQLTFTGEGHYSSTNANTKKLKGKKLIIMVTNIGGDVNQGQFDIMIPGGGVGAFNGCSQMGWGSQGQQYGGLLSDCETETKYSAAKYKSCLTEKCNKSFSNDEQARKGCLFLADWMGAAGNPEHNYVEVECPQVLKDKY